In the Mycolicibacter sp. MU0102 genome, one interval contains:
- a CDS encoding MerR family transcriptional regulator codes for MTAPDRSARPDSIAGVLANLRRVPRRVRRESREVIEAAVTQLFEIVVRHPGGNTASREYRIDDLARLGGTTTRNVRVYRDRDLLPPPRRVGRIALYNDTHLTRLRLITSMLDRGYTIAHVKEMIGAWEQGKDLGDILGLESAIAGSWTTERPETMPRAEAERRIGDAPAMRRLVALGVIRLNEADALATITRPKLIDAFNEVRGYGIAIDKLIDLYEQSLPHIDAISQMLVRAGAEHVLTRIQPGAPLPADTEIAELIGMLVRFRTQAVASVTATLASSIESTIESMVSGLLTESLLH; via the coding sequence ATGACCGCACCGGATCGCTCCGCCAGGCCCGACTCCATCGCCGGGGTGCTGGCGAATCTGCGGCGGGTCCCCCGCCGGGTGCGGCGCGAGTCCCGCGAGGTGATCGAGGCCGCGGTGACCCAGCTCTTCGAGATCGTGGTGCGCCACCCGGGCGGCAACACGGCATCCCGGGAGTACCGGATCGACGACCTGGCCCGACTGGGCGGCACCACCACCCGCAACGTGCGGGTGTACCGGGACCGCGATCTGCTCCCACCGCCGCGCCGGGTCGGGCGGATCGCGTTGTACAACGACACCCACCTGACCCGGCTGCGACTGATCACCTCGATGCTCGACCGCGGCTACACCATCGCGCACGTCAAAGAGATGATCGGCGCCTGGGAGCAGGGCAAGGACCTCGGCGACATCCTGGGACTGGAAAGCGCAATCGCCGGTAGCTGGACCACCGAACGGCCCGAGACCATGCCACGCGCGGAGGCCGAGCGGCGCATCGGCGACGCGCCGGCGATGCGGAGGCTGGTGGCGCTCGGGGTGATCCGCCTCAATGAGGCCGACGCGCTGGCCACCATTACCCGGCCCAAGCTGATCGATGCCTTCAACGAGGTCCGCGGCTACGGCATCGCCATCGACAAGCTGATCGACCTCTACGAGCAGTCATTGCCGCACATCGACGCGATCAGCCAGATGCTGGTGCGAGCCGGCGCCGAGCACGTCCTGACCCGGATTCAGCCCGGCGCACCCCTGCCGGCCGACACCGAGATCGCCGAGCTGATCGGCATGTTGGTGCGGTTCCGCACCCAGGCCGTCGCATCCGTGACCGCCACCTTGGCCTCGTCGATCGAATCGACCATCGAGTCGATGGTCAGCGGCCTGCTCACCGAATCGCTGCTGCACTGA
- a CDS encoding flavin-containing monooxygenase, translating to MAGAPIYQTLIVGAGFSGIGAAIKLAEAGLAGDDEIIILERSDRVGGTWRDTRYPGAACDIPSLLYSFSFVANPAWSRAYPSAGEICAHIEEMVDRFDLRRRIRFGTEVTGLVFDAGAGVWTVSAGRTKFRARTVVLASGPLPDSSFPALRGLESYTGHKIHSARWDPDYDFTGKRVAVIGTGASAVQIIPELVEQAGFVKVFQRTPGWVIPRLDTAMPTAVQELFAKVPAAQQLARQALFWGHEASATALVWNTPLSGLVAQLGKAHLRAAVEDPWLRRQLTPDFTPGCKRMLISSDYYPALQRDNCKLISWPIATLSPSGIRTSDGVEHHLDAIVFATGYDVHLTGPPFPVIGLGGRSLASDWSGGGQAFKSIQAHGYPNLFFMTGPNSGPGHNSLLVYVEGQIDYVVRAVGAIRRGSLRYLDVRDAVQRRHNEQIQRRLGKTTWMSGCRSWYLTEDGFNASMYPGFATQYLRQMRSFRLADYHAVA from the coding sequence GTGGCAGGTGCACCTATCTACCAGACACTGATCGTGGGCGCCGGTTTCAGCGGAATCGGCGCGGCGATCAAGCTGGCCGAAGCAGGCCTGGCCGGCGACGACGAGATCATCATTCTCGAGCGCAGCGACCGGGTCGGCGGCACCTGGCGCGACACCCGTTATCCCGGTGCGGCGTGCGACATTCCGTCGCTGCTGTATTCGTTCTCCTTCGTCGCCAACCCCGCCTGGTCACGGGCGTACCCTTCGGCCGGCGAGATCTGTGCGCATATCGAGGAGATGGTCGACCGGTTCGACCTGCGCCGCCGCATCCGGTTCGGCACCGAGGTCACCGGGCTGGTGTTCGATGCGGGTGCCGGTGTCTGGACGGTGTCGGCGGGGCGCACGAAGTTTCGGGCCCGCACCGTGGTGTTGGCCTCCGGGCCGCTACCGGACTCCAGCTTCCCGGCCCTGCGCGGCCTGGAGAGCTACACCGGCCACAAGATCCACAGCGCCCGATGGGATCCCGACTACGACTTCACCGGCAAACGGGTCGCGGTCATCGGCACCGGCGCCAGCGCGGTACAGATCATCCCGGAGTTGGTCGAACAGGCTGGCTTCGTCAAGGTCTTTCAACGCACCCCGGGCTGGGTGATACCCCGCCTGGACACGGCCATGCCGACCGCGGTGCAGGAATTGTTCGCCAAAGTCCCTGCTGCCCAACAGCTTGCCCGCCAGGCCCTGTTCTGGGGGCACGAGGCCAGCGCCACCGCACTGGTGTGGAACACCCCCCTCAGCGGACTGGTCGCTCAACTGGGCAAAGCCCACCTGCGCGCGGCGGTCGAGGATCCGTGGTTGCGTCGCCAACTCACCCCGGACTTCACCCCTGGCTGCAAGCGCATGCTGATCTCCAGCGACTACTACCCGGCGCTGCAGCGCGACAACTGCAAGCTGATCTCCTGGCCGATCGCGACACTCAGCCCGTCGGGCATCCGCACCAGCGACGGCGTGGAACATCACCTGGACGCCATCGTGTTCGCGACCGGCTACGACGTGCACCTGACCGGCCCGCCGTTTCCGGTCATCGGACTGGGCGGCCGATCCCTAGCCAGCGACTGGAGCGGCGGCGGTCAGGCCTTCAAGAGCATTCAGGCCCACGGCTACCCGAACCTGTTCTTCATGACCGGTCCCAACTCCGGGCCAGGCCACAATTCACTGCTGGTCTACGTCGAAGGCCAGATCGACTACGTGGTGCGTGCTGTCGGCGCGATCCGCAGGGGAAGCCTGCGCTACCTGGACGTGCGTGACGCGGTGCAACGCCGCCACAACGAGCAGATTCAGCGGCGGCTGGGCAAGACGACCTGGATGTCAGGCTGTCGCAGCTGGTATCTGACCGAGGACGGTTTCAACGCGTCGATGTACCCCGGGTTCGCAACGCAGTATCTTCGGCAGATGCGCAGTTTCCGCCTCGCCGACTACCACGCGGTGGCATGA
- a CDS encoding ferritin-like domain-containing protein, protein MALDMDVMLTKIKDRQWALADFDWDAPGAELIRPDMVPQLKKFMADLCWIENIGARGFAAMARKAPTATLAEIYRYFHAEEQRHANAELALMKRWGMLEDGEMPEPNVNIRLAMQWLDDYSDDLPLSVLGTVIPMLEVALDGALLKFLLDEVDDPVCHQVFEKINNDESRHIAVDFEVLEMIGHADARRLAIEFVGTVASPSLIVGALISVPLLNRIRNEVIGMGLDPQRLYSALMRFTQFGERGEHTRRVPAYQVIKRYSGWMANPDSPYHLLANPAVWLSGFYPKRLLKPIPSWFKELTHEPAA, encoded by the coding sequence ATGGCTCTCGACATGGACGTCATGCTCACCAAGATCAAGGATCGGCAGTGGGCGCTGGCCGATTTCGACTGGGACGCACCGGGAGCCGAGCTGATCCGCCCCGACATGGTGCCCCAGCTCAAGAAGTTCATGGCAGACCTGTGCTGGATCGAGAACATCGGCGCCCGTGGCTTCGCGGCCATGGCACGCAAGGCACCTACCGCGACACTTGCCGAGATCTACCGCTATTTCCACGCCGAGGAGCAACGCCACGCCAACGCCGAGCTGGCGCTGATGAAGCGCTGGGGCATGCTCGAAGACGGCGAGATGCCCGAGCCCAACGTCAATATCCGGTTGGCGATGCAATGGCTCGACGACTACTCCGACGACCTCCCGCTGTCCGTACTGGGCACGGTGATCCCGATGCTAGAAGTCGCACTCGACGGAGCGTTGCTCAAATTCCTGCTCGACGAGGTCGACGACCCGGTCTGTCATCAGGTGTTCGAGAAGATCAACAACGACGAATCCCGCCACATCGCCGTCGATTTCGAGGTTCTGGAGATGATCGGCCACGCCGACGCGCGCCGGCTGGCGATCGAGTTCGTCGGTACCGTCGCCTCCCCCTCACTGATCGTCGGTGCGCTGATCTCGGTCCCGCTGCTCAACCGGATCCGCAACGAAGTGATCGGCATGGGGCTCGATCCCCAGCGGCTGTACTCGGCACTCATGCGCTTCACGCAATTCGGCGAGCGCGGCGAACACACCCGGCGGGTGCCCGCCTACCAAGTAATCAAGCGCTATTCAGGCTGGATGGCCAACCCGGACAGCCCGTATCACCTGCTGGCCAACCCGGCGGTGTGGCTGTCCGGCTTCTACCCCAAGCGCCTACTCAAGCCCATCCCGAGCTGGTTCAAAGAGCTCACCCACGAACCGGCGGCCTGA
- a CDS encoding SDR family NAD(P)-dependent oxidoreductase: MILGRSPRRSHGASAVVTGAGSGIGAAFAIELARRGSAVVCSDIDDDAAQRTVEAITGSGGRATAVHCDVSAIDEVTALAEAAQSWFGHAPTLVINNAGVGAGGQPIGEMALDDWNWTLGINLWGPIHGCHVFTPLLRDAGPEQPRQPRGIINVASAASFGAAPDMAAYNVSKAGVLSLSETLAAELSGTGIGVTVLCPTFVKTNIVESGRITAQSGEAANLLMRWTGLSAERVARDCLDTHDRGGLYCMPQLDAKIGWNIKRFAPETFTRTIGLAFRASAALPGRSD, translated from the coding sequence ATGATCCTTGGCCGATCGCCCAGACGGAGCCATGGGGCCTCCGCCGTCGTCACCGGCGCCGGAAGTGGCATCGGAGCCGCCTTCGCCATCGAACTCGCCCGCCGCGGCAGCGCCGTGGTCTGCAGCGACATCGACGATGACGCTGCCCAGCGCACCGTCGAGGCCATCACAGGCTCGGGCGGCCGCGCCACCGCCGTGCACTGCGACGTCTCCGCGATCGACGAGGTCACCGCGCTGGCCGAGGCCGCGCAGTCCTGGTTCGGCCACGCCCCCACCCTGGTGATCAACAACGCCGGCGTCGGCGCCGGCGGGCAGCCGATCGGCGAGATGGCGCTGGACGACTGGAACTGGACGCTGGGCATCAACCTGTGGGGCCCGATCCACGGCTGCCACGTCTTCACTCCGCTCCTGCGAGATGCGGGCCCCGAGCAACCCCGTCAGCCCCGCGGCATCATCAACGTCGCCTCCGCCGCATCGTTCGGCGCCGCACCGGACATGGCCGCCTACAACGTCAGCAAGGCCGGCGTCCTGTCACTGTCGGAGACCCTGGCGGCCGAGTTGTCCGGTACCGGTATCGGTGTCACCGTGCTGTGCCCGACGTTCGTCAAGACCAACATCGTCGAATCCGGCCGGATCACCGCCCAATCCGGCGAAGCCGCGAACCTGTTGATGCGCTGGACCGGGCTCTCCGCCGAGCGGGTCGCCCGCGACTGCCTGGACACCCATGACCGCGGCGGCCTGTACTGCATGCCTCAGCTGGACGCCAAGATCGGTTGGAACATCAAACGTTTCGCGCCGGAGACATTCACCCGAACCATCGGACTGGCGTTCCGTGCCAGTGCGGCATTGCCAGGTAGGTCCGACTAA
- a CDS encoding acyl carrier protein, which produces MGQANLSSQFGVASLGMSASSPDAINAALREILRDDLQVDLNRVTPESRLVDDVGLDSVAFAIGMVAIEDRLGVALSEEDLLNCDTVGDLEAAIRAKAPADA; this is translated from the coding sequence ATAGGGCAAGCTAACCTTAGTTCGCAGTTTGGTGTAGCGTCCCTGGGCATGAGCGCTTCCTCTCCCGATGCCATCAACGCCGCGCTGCGTGAGATCTTGCGAGATGACCTGCAGGTCGATCTCAACCGTGTGACGCCGGAGTCGCGGCTGGTGGACGACGTGGGCCTCGATTCGGTGGCTTTCGCCATCGGCATGGTCGCCATTGAGGATCGGCTGGGTGTAGCGCTGTCTGAGGAAGACCTGTTGAACTGCGACACGGTCGGCGACCTTGAGGCCGCCATCCGGGCGAAAGCCCCCGCCGACGCGTGA
- the mbtM gene encoding long-chain-fatty acid--ACP ligase MbtM: protein MSVLAGALTRAMTGSEHDLVVFDPEAGAWNRHPWQQVHARAESVAARILDGDDGGAVGLVGEPTADLIAAIQGAWLAGRSISILPGPVRGADPQHWAQATLDRFHGIGVGTVLSHGSVLDLLRAEETGRPLAVTDVAAAAGTGRSVNPVTADTDVPAVLQGTAGSTGTPRTAQLSPAAVLANVSGLSKHVGVDPANDVGCSWLPLYHDMGLTFLLSAALTGSEQWLAPTAAFAASPFRWLSWLHDSRATMTAAPNFAYSVIGKYARRVPEVDLGRLRVAINGGEPVDCAGLERFVTELGKFGLAPGALMPSYGLAEATCAVTAPRPGTGLQYDEIIGAAGEDDQAVRRHAVLGEPIPGMQVRISPVDERHDELPQREVGEIEIRGTSMMSGYLGQPALDPDGWFATGDLGYFTDAGLVVCGRAKEIISIAGRNVFPTEIERVAAEVRGVREGAVVAVGTDGIRPGLVIAAEFRGRDEAGARADLISRVASQCGVVPADVVFLAPGSLPRTSSGKLRRLEVKRNMEVMK, encoded by the coding sequence GTGAGCGTGCTGGCCGGCGCCCTGACCCGGGCGATGACCGGGTCGGAACACGACCTGGTGGTCTTCGACCCCGAGGCCGGAGCATGGAATCGCCACCCGTGGCAGCAGGTGCACGCCCGGGCCGAAAGCGTGGCCGCCCGGATTCTGGACGGCGATGACGGCGGGGCCGTCGGGCTGGTCGGTGAGCCGACCGCGGATCTGATCGCCGCCATTCAGGGCGCCTGGCTGGCCGGCCGCAGCATCTCGATCCTGCCCGGACCGGTCCGCGGCGCTGACCCCCAGCACTGGGCACAGGCGACGCTGGATCGTTTCCACGGCATCGGGGTCGGCACCGTCCTGAGCCATGGATCGGTGTTGGACCTGCTGCGCGCCGAGGAGACCGGTCGCCCTCTGGCGGTGACTGATGTTGCCGCGGCCGCCGGCACCGGTCGCTCGGTCAATCCGGTCACTGCGGACACCGATGTGCCCGCGGTATTGCAGGGCACCGCCGGGTCCACCGGCACCCCGCGTACCGCCCAGCTGTCACCGGCCGCGGTGCTGGCGAACGTCTCCGGCTTGAGCAAGCACGTCGGGGTCGATCCGGCCAACGACGTCGGCTGCAGCTGGCTGCCGCTGTATCACGACATGGGGCTGACCTTCCTGCTCAGCGCTGCGCTGACCGGGTCGGAACAATGGTTGGCACCCACCGCGGCGTTCGCCGCCTCGCCGTTTCGGTGGCTGAGCTGGCTGCACGACAGCCGGGCCACCATGACCGCCGCACCCAACTTCGCCTACAGCGTGATCGGCAAATACGCCCGCCGCGTCCCCGAAGTCGACCTGGGCCGGCTGCGGGTCGCCATCAACGGGGGCGAACCGGTCGACTGCGCGGGGTTGGAGCGTTTCGTCACCGAACTCGGCAAGTTCGGCCTCGCCCCCGGTGCTCTCATGCCGTCGTACGGTCTGGCTGAAGCCACCTGCGCAGTGACCGCGCCACGGCCTGGCACCGGCCTGCAGTACGACGAAATCATCGGTGCGGCAGGCGAAGACGATCAGGCCGTGCGCAGGCATGCGGTGCTCGGTGAGCCGATTCCGGGGATGCAGGTCCGCATCAGTCCGGTGGACGAGCGCCACGACGAGCTGCCGCAACGCGAGGTCGGTGAGATCGAGATCCGTGGAACCTCGATGATGTCGGGCTACCTCGGCCAGCCGGCGCTGGACCCGGACGGCTGGTTTGCCACCGGCGACCTCGGCTACTTCACCGACGCCGGCCTGGTGGTCTGTGGCCGGGCCAAGGAGATCATCTCGATCGCCGGACGCAATGTGTTTCCCACCGAGATCGAGCGGGTCGCCGCGGAGGTGCGCGGGGTCCGTGAGGGCGCGGTGGTGGCGGTCGGCACGGACGGAATCCGCCCGGGACTGGTGATCGCCGCGGAGTTCCGCGGCCGTGACGAGGCCGGCGCGCGTGCCGACCTGATCTCCCGGGTGGCGTCCCAGTGCGGGGTGGTGCCCGCAGACGTGGTGTTCCTGGCGCCGGGATCGCTGCCCCGGACGTCGTCGGGGAAGCTGCGGCGGCTCGAGGTCAAACGCAACATGGAGGTTATGAAGTGA
- the mbtN gene encoding mycobactin biosynthesis acyl-ACP dehydrogenase MbtN, which yields MSDIDAYRGLLNEVFDQQVVDWTAEAEDSGRFPRKLIEHLGRAGVFTQKWAGAQPTDVAKLLELAYALGRLGSAGIGVGVSLQDSSISILHRFGRSDYLKDICQRAIRGEAVLCIGASEESGGSDLQRVQTEARSVRDGFEVRGRKKFVSLSPISDHILVLARSMDHDENSRHGNVMMIAVPTDQVQVHEPFSKVGAGPLDTAPVDIDTWVPADALIARSGTGLAAISWGLAHERMSIAGQVASSTQKILGITHARMMHRTQFGANLFEHQALRLRMADMQARVDLLRHGLNGFAAGGKLDLRTSAAMKVTAARLGEEVIAECMHIFGGTGYLVDETPLGRWWRDMKLARVGGGTDEVLWELVAAGMRPDYDGYAELFDSGSSSG from the coding sequence ATCTCGGATATCGATGCCTACCGCGGCTTGCTCAACGAGGTGTTCGACCAGCAGGTCGTGGACTGGACGGCCGAAGCCGAGGACAGCGGGCGCTTTCCCCGCAAGCTGATCGAGCACCTCGGTCGGGCGGGCGTCTTCACGCAGAAATGGGCGGGAGCGCAGCCCACCGATGTGGCCAAACTCCTGGAGTTGGCCTACGCGCTGGGGCGGCTCGGGTCTGCCGGCATCGGAGTCGGTGTGAGCCTGCAGGATTCGTCGATCTCGATTCTGCACCGCTTCGGCCGGTCCGACTATCTGAAGGACATCTGCCAGCGGGCCATTCGCGGCGAGGCGGTGCTGTGCATCGGCGCGTCGGAGGAGTCCGGGGGATCGGATCTCCAGCGCGTGCAGACCGAAGCCCGTTCCGTGCGCGACGGTTTCGAGGTGCGTGGCCGCAAGAAGTTCGTGTCGCTGTCGCCGATCTCCGACCACATCCTGGTGCTGGCACGCAGCATGGACCACGACGAGAACAGTCGGCACGGCAACGTCATGATGATCGCGGTGCCGACCGACCAGGTGCAGGTGCACGAGCCGTTCAGCAAGGTCGGGGCGGGCCCGCTGGACACCGCCCCGGTCGACATCGACACCTGGGTGCCCGCCGACGCCCTGATCGCTCGATCGGGCACCGGGCTGGCCGCCATCTCCTGGGGCCTGGCACATGAGCGCATGTCGATCGCCGGACAGGTCGCCTCGTCAACCCAGAAAATTCTCGGCATCACCCACGCGCGGATGATGCACCGCACCCAGTTCGGTGCCAACCTGTTCGAGCATCAGGCGCTGCGACTGCGCATGGCCGACATGCAGGCGCGCGTCGACCTGCTTCGTCACGGGCTCAACGGATTTGCGGCCGGGGGCAAACTCGATCTGCGGACCTCGGCGGCGATGAAGGTCACCGCGGCGCGCCTGGGCGAGGAGGTGATCGCCGAGTGCATGCACATCTTCGGCGGGACCGGCTACCTGGTCGACGAGACGCCGCTGGGGCGCTGGTGGCGGGACATGAAGCTGGCCCGGGTGGGTGGCGGCACCGACGAGGTGCTCTGGGAATTGGTGGCAGCCGGGATGCGCCCCGACTACGACGGCTATGCCGAGCTGTTCGACAGCGGGTCGTCGTCGGGGTAG
- a CDS encoding GNAT family N-acetyltransferase: MTDAATILHRELTDLSDEVRRVPPPPIPVLAEPYEIRVADPDADAEMISEWMNRPHLAQTWESAWPPERWHAYLSAQVTGSYSRPLIVSRNGQDGGYIEIYRAAKDSIAKYYAADPHDLGIHAAVADTTVVNRGFAAILLPRIMKYVFELEPQCRRMMFEPEYRNTAMRRLAEYVGGVFLGEHDMGYRKMALYAVLRYPDDDPLSNSSA; this comes from the coding sequence ATGACTGACGCCGCAACCATCCTGCACCGCGAGCTGACAGACCTATCCGACGAGGTCCGCCGCGTCCCGCCGCCCCCGATCCCGGTGCTGGCCGAGCCGTACGAGATCCGGGTGGCCGACCCGGACGCCGACGCGGAGATGATCTCCGAGTGGATGAACCGGCCCCATCTGGCGCAGACCTGGGAGTCCGCCTGGCCGCCGGAGCGCTGGCACGCCTATCTGTCCGCCCAGGTCACCGGCAGCTATTCGCGGCCGTTGATCGTCAGCCGGAATGGACAAGACGGCGGCTATATCGAGATCTACCGGGCGGCAAAGGATTCCATCGCCAAGTACTACGCGGCCGACCCGCATGATCTGGGCATTCACGCCGCCGTCGCCGACACCACGGTGGTCAATCGTGGGTTCGCGGCAATCCTGTTGCCGCGCATCATGAAATACGTCTTCGAGCTCGAGCCGCAGTGCCGGCGGATGATGTTCGAACCCGAGTACCGCAACACGGCCATGCGCCGGCTGGCCGAATATGTCGGCGGCGTCTTCCTCGGCGAACACGACATGGGTTATCGCAAGATGGCGCTGTACGCGGTGCTGCGCTACCCCGACGACGACCCGCTGTCGAACAGCTCGGCATAG
- a CDS encoding ABC transporter ATP-binding protein/permease produces MARGLQGAILRGFGARDHTVTVLETSWIAPHCIRVWMQSATLFTDAAVEPSAWLRFWFPDPDGSDTEFQRAYTIAEGDAESGRFAVDMVLHEPAGPATRWARTVEPGATISAMSLMGSSRFEVPDADAQPAGYLLMGDSASIPGINGIIGTVAPDVPIELYLEQHDDDDLLIPLREHPRLRVHWVPRSDAGSLAAAIEARDWSDWYAWATPEAATLKALRTRLRDEFGFPKSEIHAQAYWTAGRAMGTQREPEPAPLTVPAPDTSASAEPGEPSVNAKGAWRAQAAGRLLGPLRVPLIISGVLQALITLLQLAPFVLLVELARLLVTGADESRLWTVGIAALSLLGLGTLLGAGLTLWLHVIDARFASALRTRLLSKLSRLPLGWFTARGSGSIKQLVADDTLSLHYLVTHAIPDAVAAVVAPVAVLVYLFVVDWRVALVLFVPVLVYMVLMSVMMTQSGPKISQAQRWAERMNGEAGTYLEGQPVIRVFGGAAASTFRRRLDEYINFLVDWQRPFIGKKTLMDLVTRPSTFLWLIMLTGTPLVISGRMNPVNLLPFVLLGTTFGARLLGIGLGVGGIRGGMLAARRLQIALDESELAVEQHDSASAEEPGTVRFEAVTFGYRPGVPVIRDVSLTLRPGTVTALVGPSGSGKSTLAALLARFHDIESGSISIDGQDIRSLTADELYRRVGFVLQETQLVHASVRDNIALAVPDASDEQVQAAAREAQIHDRILRLPDGYDTVLGAAAALSGGERQRLTIARAILADTPVLILDEATAFADPESEYLVQQALNRLTRDRTVLVIAHRLHTITGADQIVVLDHGSIVEQGSHDQLLAAQGRYLQLWETGRAAVTVGAEASR; encoded by the coding sequence ATGGCGCGCGGCTTGCAGGGTGCGATTCTGCGGGGCTTCGGTGCTCGAGACCACACCGTGACGGTGCTCGAGACCAGTTGGATCGCTCCACATTGCATCCGAGTCTGGATGCAATCAGCCACACTGTTCACTGACGCGGCCGTCGAACCCAGTGCCTGGCTGCGGTTCTGGTTCCCGGACCCGGACGGATCGGACACCGAATTCCAGCGCGCCTACACGATCGCCGAGGGCGACGCCGAGAGCGGACGCTTCGCGGTCGACATGGTGCTGCACGAACCGGCCGGGCCGGCCACCCGCTGGGCCCGCACCGTGGAACCCGGAGCCACTATCTCGGCGATGTCACTGATGGGCTCGTCGCGCTTCGAGGTGCCCGACGCCGACGCGCAGCCCGCCGGCTACCTATTAATGGGGGACTCGGCGTCGATTCCGGGAATCAACGGAATCATCGGCACCGTCGCGCCCGACGTTCCGATCGAGCTCTACCTCGAACAGCACGACGACGACGATCTGCTGATCCCGCTGCGTGAGCACCCCCGCCTGCGGGTGCACTGGGTGCCCCGCAGCGACGCGGGCTCGCTGGCCGCGGCGATCGAGGCCCGGGACTGGTCGGATTGGTATGCCTGGGCCACCCCGGAAGCCGCGACGCTCAAGGCGCTGCGGACCCGGCTGCGCGACGAGTTCGGTTTTCCCAAATCCGAGATTCACGCGCAGGCCTACTGGACCGCCGGACGTGCCATGGGTACCCAGCGTGAGCCGGAGCCTGCGCCGTTGACTGTGCCGGCCCCCGACACAAGTGCCAGTGCAGAGCCTGGCGAGCCCAGCGTCAACGCGAAGGGGGCGTGGCGTGCGCAGGCCGCGGGCCGGCTGCTCGGTCCGCTGCGGGTGCCGCTGATCATCTCCGGTGTCCTGCAGGCCCTGATCACGCTGCTGCAGTTGGCCCCGTTCGTGCTGCTGGTGGAGCTGGCCCGGCTGTTGGTCACCGGCGCCGACGAGTCACGGCTCTGGACGGTCGGAATCGCCGCGCTCTCCTTGCTGGGCTTGGGCACCTTGCTGGGGGCGGGGCTGACGTTGTGGCTGCACGTCATCGACGCCCGCTTCGCCAGCGCGCTGCGTACTCGGCTGCTGAGCAAGCTGTCGCGGCTGCCGCTGGGCTGGTTCACCGCCCGCGGATCCGGCTCGATCAAGCAACTGGTCGCCGACGACACCTTGTCGCTGCACTATCTGGTCACCCACGCCATCCCCGACGCTGTCGCCGCCGTCGTGGCACCGGTCGCGGTGCTGGTCTACCTGTTCGTGGTGGACTGGCGGGTGGCACTGGTGCTGTTCGTGCCGGTGCTGGTCTACATGGTGCTGATGTCGGTGATGATGACCCAGTCGGGCCCCAAGATCAGTCAGGCGCAACGCTGGGCCGAGCGGATGAACGGCGAAGCCGGCACCTATTTGGAGGGTCAGCCGGTGATCCGGGTGTTCGGCGGGGCCGCCGCCTCCACCTTCCGCCGCCGCCTCGACGAGTACATCAATTTTCTCGTGGACTGGCAGCGGCCCTTCATCGGCAAGAAGACGCTGATGGATCTGGTCACCCGCCCGTCGACCTTCCTGTGGCTGATCATGCTGACCGGCACCCCGCTGGTCATTTCCGGCCGAATGAACCCGGTGAACCTGCTGCCGTTCGTGTTGCTGGGCACCACCTTCGGTGCCCGCCTGCTGGGCATCGGCCTGGGGGTCGGCGGTATTCGCGGCGGCATGCTGGCGGCCCGGCGGCTACAGATCGCGCTGGACGAATCCGAACTCGCCGTCGAGCAGCATGATTCAGCATCGGCAGAGGAGCCCGGGACGGTGCGCTTTGAGGCAGTCACCTTCGGCTATCGCCCGGGTGTCCCGGTGATCCGCGACGTGTCGCTGACGCTGCGGCCGGGCACGGTGACCGCACTGGTCGGCCCGTCAGGATCGGGCAAGTCGACCCTGGCCGCGCTGCTGGCACGGTTCCACGACATCGAGTCCGGATCGATATCGATTGACGGACAAGACATCCGGTCGCTGACCGCCGATGAGCTGTATCGGCGGGTGGGATTCGTCCTGCAGGAAACCCAGCTGGTGCACGCCAGCGTGCGCGACAACATCGCGCTGGCAGTGCCGGATGCCAGCGACGAGCAGGTGCAGGCCGCCGCCCGTGAAGCCCAGATCCATGACCGGATCCTGCGGCTGCCCGACGGCTACGACACCGTGCTCGGTGCCGCCGCGGCGCTTTCGGGCGGGGAGCGGCAGCGGCTGACCATCGCCCGCGCCATCCTCGCCGACACACCCGTGCTCATCCTGGACGAGGCCACCGCGTTCGCCGATCCCGAATCGGAATACCTGGTGCAGCAAGCGCTGAACCGGTTGACCCGGGATCGCACCGTGCTGGTGATCGCCCACCGGCTGCACACGATCACCGGCGCCGATCAGATCGTCGTGCTCGACCACGGCAGCATCGTCGAACAAGGTAGCCACGATCAGTTGCTGGCCGCGCAGGGCCGCTACCTGCAGTTGTGGGAGACCGGCCGCGCCGCGGTCACCGTCGGTGCGGAGGCGAGCCGATGA